One Candidatus Moraniibacteriota bacterium genomic window, TATTTGAGTGGGCTAATGGGGGAGCTTTTATTGTTGAAAATCAGGAAGATTTGTATGCTCTTTTTCTCGATCCGGAAAAAAATATTGCAGTGGTTTCACAAACAACTCAGGATCGTGAATTTTTCAATGAAAGTGCCAGATATATATCAGAAAAATATCCGCAGGCAGAAATTATTGATTCAATATGCATGACTACTCATGACAGACAAGCTGAAGTTAGAGATATTGCACAAGAAAATGATGTCGTTATTGTTATTGGTTCTCCAAAAAGTGCTAACTCAAATCGTCTTTGGGAAATTTCCAAACGTATGAATCCAAAATCATATTTCATAGAAAGAGCAGATGATCTGAAAAAAGACTGGTTTGCTGGATGTAAAAAGGTGGCTGTGACTGCAGGGGCTTCCACGCCTAATTTCTTAATAAATCAGGTTAAAAATAAAATAAATAGCTATGAATAAGAAATATAAATCTAAAATAGTGAAAGTTGGCCCGTATTTTTTAGGCGGAAACAACCCAGTGCGGGTTCAATCAATGTGTACTACTGATACAAGAAATGTAAAAGCTACGGTCAAGCAGATTTTAGCGTTGGAAAAAGCCGGATGTGAAATTATCCGCGTGGCTGTTCCTGATATGATTGCTGCCAAAGCGATTGGCAAAATAAAAAAGAAAATTCACATTCCGTTGGTAGCTGACATTCATTTTGATTATAAATTAGCGCTTGAATGTGTGGCTCAGGGAATAGACAAGATCAGGATTAATCCTGGGAATATCGGCTCAGAAGAAAAAGTGGAAGCTGTGGTTAGAGCTTGCAAGGCTAAAAAAATTCCGATCAGGATAGGGGTCAATTCGGGCTCAATCGAAAAAGATTTGCTGAAAAAATACGGCGCAACTCCCAAAGCGGCAGTTGAATCAGCCATGCGCCACGTGAAAATTCTGGAAAAATTTAATTTTCATGATATCCTGATTTCCATAAAATTTAGTGATGTGTCAAAAATGATTGAAGCCTACCGCTTGCTGGCTCGAAAGGTCAGCTATCCTCTGCATCTCGGTGTGACAGAAGCCGGCACCTCTTATGTGGGCATAATCAAAAGTGCAATCGGAATCGGAGCGCTTCTTAATGATTGCATCGGAGCGACAATCCGTGTTTCTCTCACAGCTGATCCTTGCGAAGAAATAAGGCCGGGGTTTGAAATACTGAAAGCGCTGGGGATTAGAAAATATGGTCCGGAAATAATTTCCTGCCCGACTTGCGGCCGGACAGAAATTGATCTTATTGGTTTGGCGAAAAAGGTGGAAAAAATCATGGCTGATTATAAAAAACCGATCAAGGTTGCAGTTATGGGTTGCGTGGTCAATGGTCCCGGAGAAGCGCGTGAGGCGGACATCGGTATTGCCGGCGGGAAAAAAGCCGGGGCAATTTTTCTGAAAGGCAAAGTCATCAAATCTGTTCCGGAAAAAAATCTTCTGTCTGAATTCCTGAAAGAATTAAAAAAAATTTCTTGAAATTGGAATATCAATAAAAAACAAAAAAGAGCCTGCTGATTTTTTTAAATCGCAGGCTCTTTAAAAAAGAAAACATTTCGGGCTAAAAATATAACTCCGGATATAGCAACTGGGTTTCATACTTTATGGCACAAATCCCATTGCGCTCTTCATCCCGATTGGAACAATGAGCTACATTGTAGGGGCTTCTTTGTTGAGAAAAGGACAAAGGATTGCTGTCGTTACCTCCGTATTTATTCCGTATTGTACCTTCGGGTGCTTTTACCGGAATTGGAGGACCGAACATTTCCTTGACTCTTGTTGCCGCATTGTGACCGACAACAACTACACTGAGAGAAGGACCGTTTTCTCTGCTATCCATATCTCTGCAAAGCCATTTTTTTACAGCAAGGCCGATCTTCAC contains:
- a CDS encoding 4-hydroxy-3-methylbut-2-enyl diphosphate reductase, whose product is MEITLSKYAGFCEGVERAYAIVEKIAKNPEVKRPIFVLGSLVHNDDVVRKIEDMGVKKISVDPYMMNFLNSAKDKIGTLIITAHGIGPEIYEFANKNEINLVDTTCPKVIKVQRLAENFSKRGYQLVIIGEKNHKEVRGIFEWANGGAFIVENQEDLYALFLDPEKNIAVVSQTTQDREFFNESARYISEKYPQAEIIDSICMTTHDRQAEVRDIAQENDVVIVIGSPKSANSNRLWEISKRMNPKSYFIERADDLKKDWFAGCKKVAVTAGASTPNFLINQVKNKINSYE
- the ispG gene encoding flavodoxin-dependent (E)-4-hydroxy-3-methylbut-2-enyl-diphosphate synthase translates to MNKKYKSKIVKVGPYFLGGNNPVRVQSMCTTDTRNVKATVKQILALEKAGCEIIRVAVPDMIAAKAIGKIKKKIHIPLVADIHFDYKLALECVAQGIDKIRINPGNIGSEEKVEAVVRACKAKKIPIRIGVNSGSIEKDLLKKYGATPKAAVESAMRHVKILEKFNFHDILISIKFSDVSKMIEAYRLLARKVSYPLHLGVTEAGTSYVGIIKSAIGIGALLNDCIGATIRVSLTADPCEEIRPGFEILKALGIRKYGPEIISCPTCGRTEIDLIGLAKKVEKIMADYKKPIKVAVMGCVVNGPGEAREADIGIAGGKKAGAIFLKGKVIKSVPEKNLLSEFLKELKKIS